A single region of the bacterium genome encodes:
- a CDS encoding deoxyguanosinetriphosphate triphosphohydrolase encodes MIDNNQTNEFEHRNLAAYAVKSFETLGRKYSEKEHPLRTPFQRDRDRIIHSTAFRRLEYKTQVFIYHEGDYYRNRLTHTLEVQQIARTIARILRLNEDLVEAISLAHDIGHTPFGHNGETILNSLMLKNGFKGFEHNRQGLRIADKLENKYPQFQGLNLSFEVREGIIKHITSYDLPAEDTEYEEFVKNPSPSLESQIVNFADEIAYTCHDLDDGLKSGMISFQDLRNIQLWKDIESASYTENLNDELKRIVIIRNLINFLVEDLVEQSWSNIKRSGISSVDDVRKSEPILSHSKELKEKHIQMRKLLEDNMYSHFRVVRMAQKAARVIENLFNSYIDEPKQLPPHTQKKIEREPKEIVICDYIAGMTDRYALLEHQKLFDPDFSV; translated from the coding sequence ATGATAGATAATAATCAAACAAATGAATTTGAACATAGAAACCTTGCAGCGTACGCAGTTAAATCTTTTGAAACTCTCGGTAGAAAATATTCTGAAAAAGAGCATCCTTTAAGAACACCTTTTCAGAGAGATAGAGACAGGATTATCCACTCAACTGCTTTCAGAAGACTTGAATATAAGACACAGGTTTTTATTTACCATGAAGGCGATTACTACAGAAACCGACTCACACACACCCTTGAAGTTCAACAGATTGCCAGAACTATTGCGCGAATCTTACGGCTTAACGAAGACCTTGTTGAAGCAATATCATTAGCTCATGATATTGGACATACACCTTTTGGACATAACGGAGAAACTATACTTAATAGTCTTATGCTTAAAAATGGTTTTAAAGGTTTTGAACATAATAGGCAAGGATTAAGAATAGCTGACAAACTTGAAAACAAGTACCCTCAGTTTCAGGGATTAAATCTGTCTTTTGAAGTAAGGGAGGGAATAATAAAACATATAACAAGTTACGATCTTCCCGCTGAAGATACAGAATATGAAGAGTTTGTTAAAAACCCTTCTCCTTCTCTCGAATCGCAGATAGTCAATTTTGCAGACGAAATTGCTTACACCTGCCACGACCTTGATGATGGGCTTAAGTCGGGTATGATATCTTTTCAGGATTTAAGAAATATTCAGTTATGGAAAGATATAGAATCTGCTTCTTATACAGAAAACCTAAACGATGAACTCAAAAGAATCGTTATAATAAGAAATCTGATAAATTTTCTTGTTGAAGACCTTGTTGAACAGAGTTGGTCAAATATTAAACGTTCAGGCATATCGTCTGTGGATGATGTGAGAAAGAGTGAGCCTATCCTTTCGCATTCAAAAGAATTAAAAGAGAAACATATACAGATGAGAAAACTTCTTGAAGATAATATGTATTCTCATTTTAGGGTAGTAAGAATGGCACAAAAAGCGGCACGGGTGATAGAAAATCTCTTCAATTCCTATATTGACGAACCTAAACAACTACCTCCTCACACTCAAAAAAAGATTGAAAGAGAACCTAAAGAGATTGTTATTTGCGATTATATAGCAGGTATGACAGATAGATACGCTCTTCTTGAACACCAGAAACTCTTTGACCCTGATTTCTCTGTATAA
- a CDS encoding peptidoglycan DD-metalloendopeptidase family protein yields MKYKNVTKNIVLPKKLKMLIILLILTTGCSTTGSTNSAPVEQIATKEALHYVRGGENLFRISKYYYEPASTEDILKGVDKIKIANSMKAEGLSIGQRLRIPATNKTQPNYALTPPETATTSSKTDKQQTVQQVAPSQQQTSETSIPEQPSPIISNKVFLWPTNGRIVCNFGELNNQGIDIIVQPSKEIVASDAGKVVFAGTTSKHQETIILEHKNNIFTVYAHDIEILVKAGDNINKGATIAKIKSGTHRIRYLHFEIRVGSVSVNPLFYLPQQEKNDR; encoded by the coding sequence ATGAAATATAAAAATGTAACCAAAAATATTGTTTTACCAAAAAAACTTAAAATGCTAATCATTCTTCTTATACTTACTACTGGATGCAGCACTACTGGAAGCACTAATTCTGCCCCTGTTGAACAGATTGCTACTAAAGAGGCTTTACATTACGTTAGAGGTGGAGAAAACCTTTTTAGAATCTCTAAATACTATTATGAACCTGCAAGTACTGAAGATATATTAAAAGGGGTTGACAAAATAAAAATAGCTAACTCTATGAAGGCAGAAGGATTATCTATAGGTCAAAGACTTCGAATCCCTGCCACAAACAAGACCCAACCAAACTATGCTTTAACACCGCCAGAAACTGCTACCACCAGTTCAAAAACAGACAAACAACAGACTGTTCAGCAGGTTGCTCCGTCACAACAACAAACATCCGAAACAAGTATACCTGAACAACCTTCACCAATTATTAGTAATAAAGTTTTTTTATGGCCAACCAATGGTAGAATCGTCTGTAATTTTGGGGAGTTGAATAATCAAGGTATAGATATTATAGTACAACCTTCAAAAGAAATTGTAGCCTCAGATGCTGGCAAAGTGGTTTTTGCAGGCACAACCTCAAAACATCAAGAAACTATTATTCTGGAACATAAGAACAATATTTTTACTGTATATGCTCACGATATAGAAATACTTGTTAAGGCAGGCGATAATATCAATAAGGGCGCCACAATAGCAAAAATCAAAAGCGGTACACACAGAATAAGATACCTACATTTTGAGATACGTGTTGGGAGTGTTTCTGTGAATCCTTTATTTTATTTACCTCAGCAGGAGAAAAATGATAGATAA
- the nth gene encoding endonuclease III, whose product MKNSVKQIIKILDSEYPNAKSALKYQTPLQMLIATILSAQTTDERVNMVTPGLFKKYRTVDQFAKAPVEDIQNEIRSVNYYKTKGKNIKTLSQLLLKNFQGQVPDSMEELITLPGVARKTANVVLGEAFGKTEGFVVDTHVKRLSFRLGLTEETKPEKIEVDLMELIPQKHWIDFSMQLILHGRKVCIARNPKCHICKLDTLCPYFKNTLKTQK is encoded by the coding sequence ATGAAAAACTCTGTGAAACAAATTATTAAAATACTCGATTCTGAGTACCCAAATGCGAAGAGTGCTTTAAAATATCAGACACCTTTACAGATGCTTATTGCTACAATACTATCTGCCCAAACAACCGATGAAAGAGTTAATATGGTTACACCTGGACTTTTCAAAAAATATAGGACAGTAGACCAATTTGCAAAGGCGCCCGTTGAAGATATACAAAATGAAATAAGATCGGTCAACTATTATAAAACTAAAGGAAAGAACATTAAAACTCTTTCTCAGTTACTGTTAAAGAATTTTCAAGGCCAAGTTCCAGATTCAATGGAAGAACTTATTACTTTACCCGGTGTTGCCAGAAAAACAGCAAATGTTGTTCTGGGCGAGGCTTTTGGAAAAACTGAAGGATTTGTTGTTGATACCCACGTTAAAAGACTCTCGTTTCGGCTTGGTCTAACAGAAGAAACTAAACCTGAAAAAATTGAAGTCGACCTTATGGAGTTGATTCCACAAAAACATTGGATAGATTTTTCAATGCAACTTATCTTACATGGCAGAAAAGTGTGTATTGCAAGAAACCCCAAATGTCATATTTGTAAATTAGATACTCTCTGCCCTTACTTTAAAAATACACTAAAAACACAAAAATGA
- a CDS encoding glycosyltransferase family 39 protein has translation MDITNRTKINYGVLTFFLIALTTLFRFFYITLLPLSADEAYLWVCSRHLALSFYDTPPFAPFMIYVSTKLFGNTEFAVRTFVAILMAFSAYISYLLTKEVTQGNKKAAFFSALMVMLIPGYAFAGLLSGVEAPLIFFYILSVYLLYQAIIKEKHLCWYLAGITFGLGFNSKYLIMFIPLSLFLYLVVSKEKRKCLKTPCPYTFLLIGLLVSMPVIIWNSQNEWASFLLNFFSRTRTSASISINFYNLIKHIGAQAGIISPLMLIFLLYGFVKIFIEGVFKNNKELFFLLSFSYPALLFFGLYSLFIEIPAPHWVGTGYLTIIAGLPYFIHKNKFNRPIKAFFSTSLVTAICITLLLHSIPLIKNMLLKIPFNTNAKNEFESFLSNFPSKVGKKLGDIKSSIPNNENYFLIGRGFALASYLEFYNPQQEQVYMIFQRTKVGHGYYFWQDINEKKGMNAIFVDEDRRCEEMLQTLFSKVELIEDYHIRNEKGEPLMTFFFYDCIDFKGMEKEKPPVLKQ, from the coding sequence ATGGATATAACAAACAGAACTAAAATAAATTACGGAGTTTTAACCTTCTTTTTGATTGCTCTTACTACTCTTTTTAGGTTCTTCTATATCACACTTTTACCACTCTCTGCTGATGAGGCGTATCTTTGGGTATGTAGTAGACATCTTGCCTTATCTTTTTATGACACTCCCCCTTTTGCCCCTTTTATGATTTACGTATCAACTAAATTGTTTGGAAACACTGAGTTTGCTGTTAGAACTTTTGTTGCAATTTTAATGGCATTTTCTGCTTACATCTCTTACTTGTTAACTAAAGAGGTTACTCAAGGTAATAAAAAAGCCGCTTTTTTTTCTGCTTTAATGGTTATGCTTATACCTGGTTATGCTTTTGCTGGGTTGTTATCTGGAGTGGAAGCACCGCTCATATTTTTTTACATTTTATCTGTATATCTGCTTTACCAAGCAATAATTAAAGAAAAACATCTCTGTTGGTATCTTGCAGGAATAACTTTTGGGCTTGGATTTAATTCCAAATACCTAATAATGTTTATACCTTTATCGCTATTTCTTTATTTGGTAGTTTCAAAAGAGAAAAGAAAGTGCCTTAAAACCCCCTGCCCTTACACTTTTCTTTTGATTGGCCTGTTGGTATCTATGCCTGTAATAATATGGAACTCACAAAATGAATGGGCAAGTTTTCTATTAAATTTTTTTAGTCGAACAAGAACCTCTGCTTCTATTTCAATAAATTTTTATAACCTTATTAAACATATAGGGGCTCAAGCAGGGATTATATCTCCATTAATGTTAATCTTTCTTTTATACGGGTTTGTAAAAATATTTATTGAAGGGGTGTTCAAGAATAATAAAGAACTGTTTTTTTTGTTATCTTTTTCTTACCCTGCACTCCTTTTTTTTGGACTATATTCTTTGTTTATTGAGATTCCCGCACCCCATTGGGTGGGTACTGGTTATTTAACTATCATTGCTGGACTACCATATTTTATTCATAAAAATAAATTTAACAGACCTATAAAGGCGTTTTTTTCAACGTCTCTTGTAACCGCTATTTGTATTACCTTACTGCTCCATTCTATTCCTTTAATAAAAAATATGCTTCTCAAAATACCTTTTAATACAAATGCTAAGAACGAGTTTGAATCTTTTTTGTCTAATTTTCCCTCTAAAGTTGGGAAAAAACTTGGAGATATAAAAAGTTCAATACCTAACAATGAAAACTATTTTTTGATAGGTAGAGGGTTTGCGTTGGCTTCATACCTTGAATTTTATAACCCACAACAGGAACAAGTTTATATGATTTTTCAAAGAACAAAAGTTGGGCACGGCTACTATTTCTGGCAAGATATTAATGAAAAGAAAGGTATGAACGCTATATTTGTAGACGAAGATAGAAGGTGCGAAGAGATGCTACAAACCCTATTTTCTAAGGTAGAACTTATTGAAGATTATCATATAAGAAATGAAAAAGGCGAACCTTTGATGACTTTTTTCTTCTATGATTGTATAGATTTCAAAGGTATGGAAAAAGAGAAACCGCCAGTATTGAAACAATGA
- a CDS encoding rod shape-determining protein, whose protein sequence is MISRFLRFFSNDLGIDLGTANTCVYVNGKGVILQEPSIVAIDINTKEIKATGSEAKRMVGKTPSNIVAMKPMKDGVIADFEACESMLRHFITKVLTPRHRFVIPPKIIISVPSGITSVERRAVKETATKAGARMVRLVEEPMASAVGVGLPVAEPCGSFILDIGGGTTEMAVISLGGIVLPKSLRVAGNEMDEAIIEYLKKKYNLLIGEKTAENIKIKIGSASPLEEELTLDVNGRSLVEGLPKMVKIHSEEIREALKDTLFNIVSAVRDLLEETPPELSSDLIDRGLTIAGGGALLKGIDKLISQETKLPVFIADEPLTAVVRGTGKMLEEFQYFKQFPSD, encoded by the coding sequence ATGATATCCAGATTTCTTAGATTTTTTTCAAACGATTTAGGTATTGACTTGGGGACTGCAAACACCTGTGTATACGTTAATGGTAAAGGAGTTATCCTTCAAGAACCTTCTATAGTTGCCATAGATATTAACACCAAAGAGATAAAGGCAACAGGTAGCGAAGCAAAAAGAATGGTCGGAAAAACTCCGTCTAACATTGTTGCAATGAAACCTATGAAAGATGGCGTTATTGCTGATTTTGAAGCCTGTGAGTCTATGTTGAGACATTTTATAACAAAGGTATTAACCCCAAGACATAGGTTTGTTATACCTCCTAAAATTATCATATCGGTTCCTTCTGGTATCACAAGTGTTGAAAGGCGAGCTGTTAAAGAAACGGCTACCAAAGCAGGGGCAAGAATGGTAAGACTTGTTGAAGAGCCGATGGCTTCAGCAGTTGGTGTTGGGTTACCTGTCGCAGAACCTTGTGGAAGTTTTATTCTTGACATAGGTGGCGGAACAACAGAGATGGCAGTTATTTCTCTTGGTGGGATAGTTCTTCCTAAAAGTTTGAGAGTTGCAGGTAACGAAATGGATGAGGCTATTATTGAATACCTTAAGAAAAAATATAACCTATTAATAGGTGAGAAGACTGCAGAAAACATAAAAATAAAGATTGGTTCTGCTTCACCTCTTGAGGAGGAGTTAACCCTTGATGTAAACGGTAGAAGTCTTGTAGAAGGACTACCTAAAATGGTTAAAATACATTCAGAGGAGATAAGGGAAGCATTAAAAGATACCCTTTTTAATATAGTTAGTGCAGTAAGGGACCTTCTTGAGGAGACACCACCAGAACTATCTAGTGATTTAATAGATAGAGGGTTAACTATTGCAGGCGGCGGTGCATTGTTAAAAGGTATTGATAAACTTATTTCTCAAGAAACAAAACTGCCTGTTTTTATTGCAGATGAACCTCTTACAGCGGTTGTTAGGGGTACAGGTAAAATGCTTGAAGAATTTCAATATTTCAAACAATTTCCGAGCGATTGA
- the mreC gene encoding rod shape-determining protein MreC, with protein MIWCFRREIIFAMCLFFSILLTGRSYVNKIKSIEKEGFVKEKINYGELIAENARLREILNIKKKETYFSSFAVGGVTSVNPYVFPAEIFVNKGSDDGIREGMCAVSKELFLVGRVTDVKKNSSKITTIFNSSSKVSVIVETTEEIGIMEGGTVPLCPLKFISNESKIKKKDRILTSGYSDFFPKGLIVGEVVTVTKVPDSLFFHIQVKPYTCVSRMDEVLIGE; from the coding sequence ATGATATGGTGTTTCAGGAGGGAAATAATATTTGCAATGTGCCTGTTTTTCTCTATACTTTTAACAGGTAGAAGTTATGTAAACAAGATTAAATCTATTGAAAAAGAAGGGTTTGTTAAGGAAAAAATAAACTACGGAGAGTTGATTGCTGAAAATGCAAGGTTAAGAGAAATTCTTAATATAAAGAAAAAAGAGACCTATTTTTCTTCATTTGCGGTAGGTGGTGTTACTTCAGTAAACCCGTACGTTTTTCCTGCAGAAATTTTTGTAAACAAAGGTTCGGATGACGGTATAAGGGAAGGTATGTGTGCGGTTTCAAAGGAACTTTTTCTTGTTGGGCGAGTAACAGATGTTAAAAAAAACTCTTCTAAAATAACAACAATTTTTAACTCATCCTCTAAAGTGAGCGTTATCGTTGAAACAACTGAAGAAATAGGAATAATGGAAGGCGGGACTGTTCCTCTCTGTCCTCTAAAATTTATAAGTAATGAAAGTAAGATTAAAAAAAAAGATAGGATATTAACCTCTGGATATAGCGATTTTTTCCCAAAAGGTCTTATTGTTGGAGAAGTGGTTACTGTCACAAAAGTCCCAGATTCTCTTTTTTTTCATATACAAGTTAAACCATACACCTGCGTTTCTCGTATGGACGAGGTGCTTATAGGTGAATAG
- the mrdA gene encoding penicillin-binding protein 2, protein MEMEKGLFGNTIKVLLAIIILRCFYLQVLRGNHYYQLSIRNCIRIVETGTPRGVIYDRNKRPLAKDTPSLQLVFIPYDLDSPEAEAELLSKLISIDKTSLLKKLTSKYSNPFDRIVLKKKLTTAEVSLIEENASKLGGIFIQEGLLREYPLGQATAHILGYVGEISEKQLQLLSFKNAGLKSGAVIGQDGIEKMYDQYIRGISGGVEVEVDARGYHGKTLGKKQSIPGNNLILTIDQTIQEIVDVELGGRQGSVVAMDPRNGQILALVSKPAFDAENLKEYFTKKGHPFLNRAIKGQYSPGSVFKIITAFSALESGNIAEYDRVECRGSIEVGNRVFKCWNLDGHGWLDINRALPFSCNVFFGTIGMRAGVSKMIEFAKMFELGKATGIDLPEEKSGFVPDKSMVDALNLSIGQGPLLVTPLQLVSLISTVANGGNIWKPYIVKEITDSNDNVIKEFAPIIKKTVFISSDSMEIVKRGLKNVMVFGTGGRYKLENIEIAGKTGTVQRAQSELGLGTHGFFACYAPADNPRIAMVVFLDRASGPEATVVASRILKKVFAQGEEIDDENENSDVSEEETETVEEVENVEIF, encoded by the coding sequence ATGGAAATGGAAAAAGGATTATTTGGGAATACCATAAAGGTACTACTTGCTATTATTATCTTGAGGTGTTTTTATTTACAAGTTCTAAGAGGCAATCATTATTATCAGCTCTCTATAAGAAATTGTATAAGAATTGTTGAAACAGGTACCCCAAGAGGTGTTATATATGATAGAAATAAAAGGCCTCTTGCAAAAGATACTCCGTCTTTACAACTTGTTTTTATACCTTACGATTTAGACTCTCCTGAAGCAGAAGCTGAACTTCTATCTAAACTTATAAGTATTGATAAAACCTCACTATTAAAAAAACTTACTTCAAAATATTCAAACCCGTTCGACAGGATTGTGTTGAAGAAAAAATTAACAACCGCAGAGGTTTCTTTGATTGAAGAGAACGCTTCAAAACTTGGGGGTATCTTCATACAAGAAGGGTTGCTTAGGGAATATCCATTGGGGCAAGCTACTGCACATATTCTTGGATATGTTGGAGAAATAAGTGAAAAACAATTGCAGTTGCTTAGTTTTAAGAATGCAGGGTTAAAATCTGGTGCTGTAATAGGGCAAGATGGAATAGAGAAGATGTATGACCAATATATACGCGGAATTTCTGGTGGTGTTGAGGTAGAAGTAGATGCAAGAGGGTACCATGGAAAAACTTTAGGGAAAAAACAGTCTATTCCGGGTAACAATCTAATATTAACTATCGACCAGACTATCCAAGAGATAGTTGACGTAGAACTTGGTGGGAGGCAAGGAAGTGTTGTTGCTATGGACCCAAGAAACGGACAGATACTCGCCCTTGTGAGCAAACCTGCTTTTGATGCAGAAAACCTTAAGGAATACTTCACAAAAAAAGGACATCCATTTTTGAATAGAGCAATTAAGGGGCAGTATTCGCCCGGTTCAGTCTTTAAGATAATTACTGCTTTTTCAGCTCTTGAATCAGGAAATATTGCCGAATATGACAGGGTCGAATGTAGAGGGTCTATAGAGGTTGGTAATAGAGTATTTAAGTGTTGGAATTTAGATGGACACGGATGGTTAGATATAAATCGTGCTCTACCTTTTTCTTGCAATGTTTTCTTTGGCACAATTGGAATGAGGGCTGGAGTATCTAAAATGATTGAGTTTGCAAAAATGTTTGAACTGGGGAAAGCAACAGGGATTGACCTTCCTGAAGAAAAATCAGGTTTTGTCCCTGACAAGTCTATGGTTGATGCCTTAAACCTTTCTATAGGTCAAGGTCCTCTTCTGGTAACACCTTTGCAACTTGTTTCTTTAATTTCAACCGTTGCAAACGGCGGAAATATATGGAAACCGTACATAGTGAAAGAGATTACCGATTCTAATGATAATGTAATCAAAGAGTTTGCACCTATTATAAAGAAGACAGTATTTATAAGTTCTGATTCTATGGAAATAGTTAAAAGAGGGTTAAAAAATGTTATGGTTTTTGGTACAGGTGGAAGGTACAAACTTGAAAATATAGAGATTGCAGGAAAAACAGGAACAGTTCAAAGAGCCCAAAGCGAACTTGGGCTTGGAACTCACGGTTTTTTTGCTTGCTATGCTCCAGCAGACAACCCAAGAATTGCAATGGTTGTGTTCCTTGATAGGGCGTCTGGTCCAGAAGCGACAGTGGTTGCTTCAAGAATACTAAAAAAAGTGTTTGCACAAGGCGAAGAAATAGACGATGAAAATGAGAATAGCGATGTTTCTGAGGAAGAAACAGAAACTGTTGAAGAGGTAGAGAATGTTGAAATATTTTAA
- the rodA gene encoding rod shape-determining protein RodA: MLKYFKNKFGDNFLLIWTYTIIVIGLLALFSASKSVTSKESFFLKQLIWVLLGSGLISFLRDIDYRDIKKFSPLLYLLGLFFLFFVLFFGKGAGATRWIRMGWFHFQPSEFAKLIVVITLSSYFSEKNVKRFSVLLAGLLILSIPFLCILKQPDLGTAFIFIIVFFAIFYQAGGRKIHMFLMIATGVLMSPIFWLFMKEYQKERILMFLNPMRDPLGKGYNLIQSIITIGSGRMLGKGYLKGTQSKLAFLPEYHTDFIFCVLAEEFGLIGVIVVLLLYYMLFKAILDIIYSTQDSFGRLLGTGILSMFASHVFINIGMTLGLFPVVGLPLPFISYGGSSLIVFLISIMLLVSIKENSLMF, translated from the coding sequence ATGTTGAAATATTTTAAGAATAAATTTGGAGATAATTTTTTGCTAATTTGGACATACACAATTATTGTAATAGGGTTGTTGGCGTTATTTAGTGCTTCTAAAAGTGTAACCAGTAAAGAAAGTTTTTTTCTTAAACAATTGATATGGGTGCTTTTAGGTAGTGGTTTAATATCTTTTTTAAGAGACATAGATTACCGTGATATAAAAAAATTTTCTCCATTATTATACCTGTTAGGCCTCTTTTTCCTCTTCTTTGTTCTTTTTTTCGGGAAAGGTGCAGGTGCTACACGGTGGATAAGGATGGGATGGTTCCATTTTCAGCCATCAGAATTTGCGAAACTTATAGTTGTAATAACCTTATCTTCATATTTTTCTGAAAAAAACGTTAAAAGATTTTCAGTTCTTTTGGCGGGACTTCTTATATTAAGTATCCCCTTTTTATGTATTCTTAAACAACCTGATTTAGGGACAGCTTTTATTTTTATAATAGTTTTTTTTGCTATATTTTACCAGGCAGGCGGTAGAAAAATCCATATGTTTTTAATGATTGCTACTGGTGTCTTGATGAGCCCTATATTTTGGTTATTTATGAAAGAATACCAGAAAGAACGTATATTAATGTTTTTAAATCCTATGAGGGACCCTCTCGGGAAAGGTTACAACCTTATTCAATCAATTATTACTATTGGTTCAGGTAGAATGTTGGGTAAAGGGTATCTGAAAGGAACTCAATCAAAACTTGCTTTTCTGCCTGAATATCATACCGATTTTATATTTTGTGTTCTTGCTGAGGAGTTTGGTTTAATTGGCGTGATAGTTGTATTGCTTCTATATTATATGTTGTTTAAAGCTATTTTAGATATTATATATTCTACCCAAGACAGTTTCGGTAGACTTTTAGGTACAGGAATACTTTCGATGTTTGCTTCCCACGTTTTTATCAATATAGGTATGACATTAGGACTTTTTCCAGTTGTAGGGCTTCCTTTACCTTTTATAAGTTATGGCGGTTCATCTCTTATAGTATTTCTTATTTCAATTATGTTGCTTGTGAGTATAAAAGAAAATTCCCTAATGTTTTAA